The Dethiosulfovibrio peptidovorans genome includes a region encoding these proteins:
- a CDS encoding Zn-dependent hydrolase: MKISVNRERLIATLQDLGAVGLDGSGGRTRLALDDGDKAGRDLFVRWLRDLELDVKIDAIGNIFGVLPGFEPGDPVTMGSHIDTVRNGGMFDGAVGVLGGLEVLRTIREKEISHRRSLAVAVFTNEEGARFAPDMMGSLVLTGVMDPNDAYRISDDCGRTVGEELDRIGYRGIDSVIPSTYLELHVEQGPFLDREGVSMGVVDGVQGIAWWKGCYRGQANHAGTTLMTMRNDALLAVSHLHVAVTDLVREWGGCATVGRVAVQPDIVNVIPGEALFTLDVRHPDVSCFHQLKIKVQEIMHRLAQRFDLQLELSQNVDVQPVTFDRRLKDLIQSVMVDHGLTFTHLWSGAGHDAQILARRVPSAMIFVPSIGGKSHCPQEESDFDQIADGVNVLLECALRVARGEGEL, encoded by the coding sequence GTGAAGATTTCGGTGAACCGTGAGCGGTTGATCGCGACATTGCAAGATTTAGGAGCTGTCGGACTGGACGGAAGCGGTGGGCGTACCAGGCTTGCCTTGGATGATGGTGACAAGGCGGGGCGGGATCTGTTTGTCAGGTGGCTGAGAGACCTGGAGCTGGATGTCAAAATCGACGCTATCGGAAACATCTTCGGCGTGTTGCCAGGGTTCGAACCGGGAGATCCAGTAACCATGGGATCCCACATAGACACCGTCAGAAACGGCGGTATGTTTGATGGAGCTGTCGGTGTATTAGGGGGACTGGAGGTTCTTCGTACCATAAGGGAAAAAGAGATCTCTCACAGGCGCTCGCTGGCAGTAGCTGTCTTCACCAACGAGGAAGGAGCTCGATTTGCTCCCGATATGATGGGAAGCCTTGTTCTGACTGGTGTTATGGATCCTAACGATGCGTACAGAATATCCGATGATTGCGGACGGACTGTCGGTGAGGAGCTGGATCGGATCGGTTACAGGGGGATTGATTCGGTGATCCCGTCCACCTATCTGGAGCTTCACGTGGAACAGGGACCGTTCCTGGACCGTGAAGGTGTCTCCATGGGGGTTGTGGATGGAGTACAGGGTATCGCTTGGTGGAAGGGATGTTACCGTGGTCAGGCCAACCACGCTGGAACGACCCTTATGACAATGAGAAACGATGCTTTGTTGGCTGTCTCCCATCTTCATGTGGCCGTGACCGACCTGGTTCGGGAATGGGGCGGTTGTGCCACAGTGGGACGAGTCGCCGTTCAGCCCGACATAGTCAACGTCATTCCTGGCGAGGCTCTATTCACACTGGATGTGCGTCATCCTGACGTCTCTTGTTTTCATCAGCTGAAAATAAAGGTGCAGGAGATCATGCATCGTTTGGCCCAGCGCTTTGATCTTCAACTGGAGCTCTCGCAAAACGTCGACGTTCAGCCGGTGACCTTTGATCGAAGGCTGAAAGACTTGATTCAATCGGTGATGGTAGATCATGGGTTGACCTTTACTCATCTTTGGAGTGGGGCTGGGCACGATGCGCAGATATTGGCGAGACGGGTTCCCTCGGCGATGATCTTCGTTCCGTCCATTGGAGGCAAGAGTCATTGTCCCCAAGAGGAGAGCGATTTCGACCAGATTGCTGATGGAGTGAATGTGTTGTTAGAATGTGCCCTTCGTGTGGCTCGTGGGGAGGGTGAACTCTGA
- the hrcA gene encoding heat-inducible transcription repressor HrcA yields MLTERQLEIVLSVVYDYISTGEPVGSRTVSKKYIKGCSAATVRNEMADLDEMGYFFQPHTSAGRIPTPLAYRVYVNSIMHRQRAAPPGLELWVRTVRSQRADVESTLSQISRLLGKVTSYLGVAAVTTTDVQRLQKVDLVRLEDGSILVLVVLENGAIRHRRIVLDGELPQGVLDDLAATVNNGASGKSWSQVKEALYGYISVQLEEYWGLCRAAIDRLDAMLAQETCHLSTGRVSQIFNVPDFADIGRIQTLLALVEDEPTLAGMIRERAEDDGVTVTIGTENPHPSMKDCSVVVASASQGYRRSVVGLIGPVRMDYERSISVLEAVLGGLYGDENDCEEE; encoded by the coding sequence ATGCTTACCGAGCGTCAGCTGGAAATTGTGCTGTCCGTTGTGTATGACTATATATCTACCGGAGAACCCGTCGGTTCGAGGACCGTTTCCAAAAAATACATCAAGGGATGCAGCGCCGCTACGGTCAGAAACGAGATGGCCGATTTGGATGAGATGGGGTATTTCTTTCAGCCCCATACGTCGGCGGGTCGAATTCCCACACCGTTGGCCTATAGAGTATATGTCAACTCCATCATGCATCGTCAAAGGGCGGCACCTCCAGGCTTGGAATTATGGGTTCGGACCGTACGTAGTCAGAGGGCCGATGTTGAGTCGACTCTCTCCCAGATCTCTCGTCTCTTGGGAAAAGTGACCAGTTATCTGGGAGTAGCCGCTGTTACCACGACCGATGTTCAGCGTCTTCAGAAGGTCGATTTAGTTCGTCTTGAGGACGGTTCGATCCTGGTTTTGGTGGTGTTGGAAAACGGGGCTATCCGCCATCGTCGCATAGTTCTGGACGGTGAATTGCCTCAGGGAGTCCTGGACGATCTAGCGGCGACCGTGAATAACGGAGCTTCGGGTAAATCGTGGTCTCAGGTGAAAGAGGCTCTCTATGGCTATATCTCCGTGCAACTTGAGGAATACTGGGGGCTTTGTCGGGCAGCCATTGATCGTTTGGATGCTATGCTGGCCCAGGAGACGTGTCACCTGAGTACTGGAAGGGTAAGCCAGATTTTCAATGTGCCCGATTTCGCCGACATCGGTCGTATACAGACTCTTTTGGCCCTCGTGGAGGACGAGCCCACCTTGGCTGGGATGATTCGGGAGCGAGCGGAGGATGACGGTGTGACCGTCACCATTGGAACGGAGAACCCCCATCCATCCATGAAGGATTGTTCTGTGGTTGTGGCGTCAGCCAGTCAGGGATATCGGAGGTCGGTCGTTGGGCTTATCGGCCCGGTTCGGATGGATTACGAGCGCTCCATATCGGTGTTGGAGGCTGTTTTGGGTGGTCTGTATGGCGATGAAAATGACTGCGAGGAGGAATGA
- a CDS encoding sodium:proton antiporter, whose amino-acid sequence MLSGMDILLSAPLATIIAAALAMILDKLSFKEIFDAAIDNVKHFIIVFFILMAAYALAEAFMATGVGASIIIMSLKLGISGKTVAIVGLFATSVLSIATGTSWGTFAACAPVFLWLSHIVGGSPVLTVAAVAGGSCFGDNIGLISDTTVVSSGMQGVEIIQRVRHQGVWSFLCLFISAGIFYFAGSSMELGSEVGSAAAAIDAIPPEVWTSLEEKRASAVTLLEQVRSGVPLYMIVPLLIVLVMAVSGISTLLCLGAGIVAALIFGLIAGTVISVIEFLDLVYTGFSDAGSWSIVMMMWVGAFGGVMRLMKAFEPVARGVLKMVHNVRQLIFSNGIMCLIGNAALGDEMAQIVTIGPIIREMTEENVEGSEEDLYTLRLRNATLSDAFGVLGSQLIPWHCYVVFFVGIAYAVYPLYHFVPMDIIRLNFLAFVAVGSMLVLTVTGWDRFIPLFRIPSEPDVRLKKRE is encoded by the coding sequence ATGTTGAGTGGCATGGACATTCTGTTGTCTGCGCCTCTCGCTACAATTATCGCAGCAGCCTTGGCCATGATCCTCGACAAACTCTCTTTTAAAGAAATTTTTGATGCTGCCATAGATAATGTGAAACATTTCATCATCGTTTTTTTCATACTCATGGCCGCATATGCTCTTGCGGAGGCTTTTATGGCCACCGGGGTGGGGGCCTCTATCATTATCATGTCTCTTAAGCTCGGCATTTCTGGAAAGACAGTAGCGATTGTCGGACTTTTTGCTACCTCAGTACTCTCCATCGCTACGGGTACCTCCTGGGGAACATTTGCAGCCTGTGCCCCGGTCTTTCTCTGGCTCAGTCACATTGTAGGGGGAAGCCCCGTTCTTACGGTTGCTGCCGTGGCAGGAGGGTCCTGTTTTGGGGACAACATTGGTCTTATTTCAGACACTACGGTGGTGAGCTCGGGAATGCAGGGAGTGGAAATCATTCAGCGAGTGCGTCATCAAGGAGTATGGTCCTTCCTCTGTCTTTTTATTTCGGCAGGCATTTTCTATTTTGCAGGAAGCAGCATGGAATTGGGCAGTGAAGTGGGGAGTGCTGCTGCAGCTATCGATGCCATTCCTCCGGAGGTTTGGACTAGCCTGGAGGAGAAAAGGGCATCTGCGGTAACCCTTTTGGAACAGGTACGATCAGGGGTCCCTCTCTATATGATTGTGCCTCTTCTCATAGTTTTGGTCATGGCAGTCTCGGGAATTTCGACCCTTCTCTGTCTAGGGGCAGGAATTGTGGCGGCTCTGATCTTTGGTCTGATAGCCGGCACTGTAATCTCGGTAATAGAATTCCTCGACCTGGTCTATACAGGCTTTTCCGATGCCGGAAGCTGGTCTATCGTAATGATGATGTGGGTAGGAGCCTTTGGAGGGGTAATGCGTCTCATGAAAGCTTTTGAACCCGTCGCCCGAGGAGTTCTCAAAATGGTGCACAATGTGCGGCAACTCATCTTCAGCAACGGTATCATGTGCCTCATAGGTAACGCCGCTTTAGGGGATGAAATGGCTCAGATTGTCACCATCGGTCCCATTATTCGAGAGATGACCGAGGAGAACGTAGAGGGCAGCGAAGAGGATTTGTACACCCTTCGGCTTCGCAATGCCACACTCTCAGATGCCTTCGGGGTGCTTGGGTCTCAGCTCATTCCCTGGCATTGCTACGTTGTATTTTTCGTCGGCATCGCCTACGCAGTTTATCCTCTTTATCACTTCGTCCCCATGGATATTATCCGGCTCAACTTCCTCGCTTTCGTGGCAGTGGGGTCCATGCTGGTACTCACTGTAACCGGCTGGGACCGCTTTATTCCCCTCTTCCGTATCCCCTCTGAACCTGACGTAAGATTGAAGAAGAGAGAGTAA
- a CDS encoding hydrolase produces the protein MKPHTLQTKTTLFLLVDIQEKLLPAIHSHQDVLRNVKKLLIAAQVMSIPVRYTEQYPQGLGTTIQDLREYLEDPPFEKQSFGCFNEQGFNEYIFCPQKTQVVLFGIESHICIHTTALQFLKREYQVAVVADACGSRNPEHHRLALSNMTACGVHVLPLESVIYQLLQRAGTPEFSKLLPLFKN, from the coding sequence TTGAAACCACATACGCTTCAGACGAAAACGACACTGTTTCTCCTCGTGGATATTCAGGAAAAACTCCTGCCCGCCATCCACAGCCATCAGGACGTCCTTCGAAATGTAAAAAAACTCCTCATAGCAGCCCAGGTCATGAGCATCCCCGTGCGGTACACCGAACAGTACCCCCAAGGCCTGGGAACAACGATCCAAGACCTTCGGGAATATCTGGAGGATCCTCCCTTCGAGAAGCAAAGCTTCGGGTGTTTCAACGAGCAGGGGTTCAACGAGTATATTTTCTGCCCCCAAAAGACCCAGGTGGTGCTCTTCGGCATCGAAAGCCACATCTGCATCCACACCACAGCCCTTCAGTTTCTGAAACGAGAGTACCAGGTGGCAGTGGTCGCAGACGCCTGCGGTAGCAGAAACCCGGAACACCATCGCCTGGCTTTGAGCAACATGACTGCCTGTGGCGTTCATGTTCTCCCTCTGGAGTCGGTGATCTATCAGCTTCTTCAACGAGCAGGGACCCCAGAGTTCTCCAAGTTGCTCCCACTGTTTAAGAATTGA
- a CDS encoding phosphoglycerate mutase: protein MNRPTTVVLIRHGECAGNVQGLFRGARDFPLNACGKRQAKEVAEAATHLSIEHLYTSPLLRARETAQVIGDKIGLSPVEAHEITNVSLGSWEGRKKEEIAQESPELWEIWLNTPEKLQAPGIEPLTAVMQRSRKKLDSLVKKHHGETIALVSHRTVLKPLLSSCIGIQEPWFWRLHFDTASISIMICKKGYYSLVALNRVEHLKNHETEWN, encoded by the coding sequence ATGAATCGACCGACAACGGTAGTCCTGATTCGCCATGGAGAGTGTGCAGGGAATGTACAGGGGCTGTTCAGAGGAGCCAGGGACTTTCCCCTGAATGCCTGTGGTAAAAGACAGGCAAAGGAAGTTGCCGAAGCTGCTACACATCTGAGCATTGAACACCTCTATACCAGCCCTCTTCTTCGGGCTCGAGAGACCGCGCAGGTCATCGGAGACAAAATTGGTCTTTCGCCCGTGGAAGCCCATGAGATTACCAACGTATCTCTGGGCTCCTGGGAAGGACGAAAAAAAGAAGAGATCGCCCAAGAAAGCCCCGAGCTCTGGGAGATTTGGCTCAACACACCAGAGAAACTGCAGGCACCCGGTATAGAACCCCTTACAGCTGTAATGCAAAGATCCCGAAAAAAACTGGACTCTCTCGTCAAAAAACATCACGGGGAAACCATTGCCCTGGTGAGCCACAGAACGGTTTTGAAGCCTTTGCTCTCGTCTTGTATCGGCATACAGGAGCCATGGTTCTGGCGACTCCATTTCGATACGGCCTCCATCTCCATCATGATATGCAAGAAAGGATATTATTCCCTGGTCGCTTTGAACCGAGTTGAGCACCTCAAGAACCACGAAACAGAGTGGAACTGA
- a CDS encoding carbon starvation protein A, giving the protein MTFTLMFIVSAVVFVVGFKVYGKFMADIYQLDDSRQTPAQCMFDGIDYCPAHPAVLLGHHFASIAGAGPITGPIVAASMFGWLPTLLWCIIGSTFLGGPHDMGALVASMRHDGRSVGEVVERWIGHKGKILFLCFTILALILVVAVFLVLSAKTFAADPVVAFVGCLYIAMAVISGMLIYKFHAPLWLVTVIMLAIVGFACVKSADSQTIMTLFKLSNNTWNYILALYIVAASVLPVWLLLQPRDYLASYFLYFAVIVGIVGMLFGNKFDSGAIPMIKQGVSYFGTAGKPMWPMMFVIVACGAISGFHSLVGSGTTSKQLRRESDAVVVGYGSMLMEGLVACIAIGTLMVAGSIVKGGPVVTFSKGFGQFASLVGIDPVLGTRLGAIAINSFLLTSLDTATRLARYQIQELSGMKINKYVATVVAVVAALALVMVKTTDVAGNPIPAWKAIWPIFGASNQLVAALALLAIGVWVIRGLKKSGNFLMVPFWFMLATTLFALFILIKGWIGMAQPNYLLAGVALLLFVLAVFLVLEALKALRVKVE; this is encoded by the coding sequence TTGACGTTTACTTTGATGTTCATCGTGTCTGCCGTTGTCTTCGTGGTCGGTTTTAAGGTATATGGCAAGTTTATGGCCGATATCTATCAACTGGACGACTCAAGGCAGACGCCGGCTCAATGCATGTTTGATGGTATTGATTACTGTCCGGCCCATCCGGCGGTCCTTTTGGGGCATCATTTTGCCTCTATCGCTGGGGCAGGGCCAATAACCGGTCCCATTGTTGCGGCGTCTATGTTTGGATGGTTGCCCACGTTGCTGTGGTGCATCATCGGTTCCACATTCCTCGGTGGCCCTCATGATATGGGAGCCTTGGTCGCTTCGATGCGTCACGATGGTCGTTCCGTCGGGGAGGTCGTTGAGCGTTGGATTGGCCATAAGGGAAAGATCCTGTTTCTGTGCTTCACCATCTTGGCCTTGATTCTGGTCGTGGCGGTTTTCCTGGTCCTCTCAGCCAAGACATTTGCTGCGGATCCGGTGGTGGCTTTTGTCGGGTGTCTATATATCGCGATGGCCGTGATCTCGGGGATGTTGATTTATAAGTTTCACGCTCCTTTATGGCTGGTAACGGTTATTATGCTGGCTATCGTGGGCTTTGCCTGTGTCAAAAGCGCTGATAGTCAGACTATCATGACTCTTTTTAAGCTGTCCAATAACACTTGGAATTACATCCTGGCTCTGTATATTGTGGCAGCTTCGGTGCTCCCCGTCTGGCTTCTCCTTCAGCCTCGGGACTATCTGGCATCGTATTTCCTGTATTTTGCCGTCATCGTCGGAATTGTCGGTATGTTATTCGGCAACAAGTTTGACAGCGGAGCTATCCCTATGATAAAGCAGGGTGTTTCATATTTCGGAACGGCAGGGAAACCGATGTGGCCCATGATGTTCGTCATCGTGGCTTGTGGGGCGATTTCGGGATTCCATTCTCTGGTTGGAAGCGGGACAACCTCCAAGCAGCTTCGCAGGGAGAGCGATGCTGTCGTGGTTGGATACGGCTCCATGCTCATGGAAGGGCTTGTGGCTTGTATTGCCATTGGAACTCTTATGGTTGCTGGCTCAATCGTAAAAGGCGGTCCGGTTGTCACCTTCTCTAAGGGGTTTGGTCAGTTCGCCTCCTTGGTGGGGATTGACCCGGTGTTAGGGACTCGTCTCGGGGCCATCGCCATCAACAGCTTTTTGTTGACCTCTTTGGATACTGCGACCCGTCTCGCCCGGTACCAGATTCAGGAGCTTTCGGGGATGAAGATCAACAAATACGTGGCCACAGTAGTGGCTGTAGTTGCGGCTCTGGCCTTGGTCATGGTCAAGACCACGGACGTTGCGGGCAATCCCATTCCGGCCTGGAAGGCCATTTGGCCTATCTTTGGTGCCTCTAATCAGCTTGTGGCTGCTTTGGCCTTGTTGGCTATTGGTGTCTGGGTTATCAGGGGATTGAAAAAGAGTGGAAACTTCCTTATGGTTCCCTTCTGGTTCATGTTGGCTACCACGCTCTTTGCCTTGTTCATTCTGATCAAGGGCTGGATTGGCATGGCGCAGCCGAACTATCTCCTTGCTGGTGTAGCTTTGCTCCTGTTTGTTCTCGCCGTGTTCCTGGTCCTTGAGGCCCTTAAGGCCTTGAGAGTCAAGGTGGAGTAG
- a CDS encoding MBL fold metallo-hydrolase, whose product MVFLGTAGTRFNVINQTRSSGGMVISLGGFRMAVDPGPGALVRMCVLRPLVDPNHISGMLLTHRHIDHSGDCNSLAEAMTEGGRRPGILTALPSDAIDDEPVLYRNLRDRFLQLVRWSDLNPVQSPGGTVRPISLRHHGVECYGLRFDGSGIPKLGLISDTAYLPKLERFFHDREVIVANVTLLENRPPIQHLSVPDMARFLRQVYPKLLVMTHLGTSILKNDPEALATQLCTEDTTVIAATDGMILDLNHLPT is encoded by the coding sequence ATGGTTTTTCTGGGAACCGCTGGAACCCGATTCAACGTGATCAACCAGACTAGAAGCTCCGGCGGCATGGTGATCTCCCTGGGAGGATTTCGGATGGCGGTGGATCCAGGCCCCGGAGCATTGGTTCGAATGTGTGTCCTTCGTCCTCTCGTGGACCCGAACCACATAAGCGGCATGCTCCTGACTCACCGGCATATCGATCACAGCGGTGACTGCAATAGCCTGGCAGAAGCCATGACCGAAGGCGGCCGACGTCCCGGTATTCTCACGGCCCTGCCATCGGACGCCATCGACGACGAACCGGTGCTGTACAGGAACCTCCGAGACAGATTTCTCCAGCTCGTCCGTTGGAGCGACCTGAACCCCGTCCAGTCCCCGGGAGGAACAGTGAGGCCGATCTCCCTCCGTCATCATGGGGTCGAGTGTTACGGACTTCGTTTCGACGGATCGGGCATCCCCAAGCTGGGCTTGATCAGCGACACTGCCTATCTCCCAAAACTGGAGAGATTCTTCCACGACCGAGAGGTGATCGTCGCTAACGTAACCCTGCTGGAGAATCGTCCTCCCATCCAGCATCTGTCCGTCCCGGACATGGCTCGTTTTCTCCGCCAAGTCTACCCTAAGCTGCTGGTCATGACCCATCTGGGGACGAGCATCCTGAAAAACGACCCCGAAGCTTTGGCCACACAGCTCTGCACCGAGGACACCACAGTGATCGCCGCCACCGATGGAATGATCCTGGACCTGAACCATCTGCCGACGTAA
- a CDS encoding oxidoreductase, with protein sequence MIRYPDLQNKGVVVTGGASGIGLATAERFAREGAQVVIFDIDPTGLEEAACNPAGFVGALKVDVSRPEEVEQGFREAIQLTGQLDILVANAGISVRSPFADISWEQWRRVMGINLDGVFLCAQEAAKHMLPQREGVILITASTNGTEGHPFYTDYNASKAGVILLCKTMALELAPSIRVNAVCPGYVLTPMQKAEYTPEMLEATNQKIPMKRHAEPEEIAGLFAFLASSEGRYITGAAIPIDGGETAGLP encoded by the coding sequence ATGATCCGATATCCAGATTTACAGAATAAAGGTGTCGTGGTTACCGGCGGTGCCAGTGGTATTGGCCTAGCCACGGCAGAACGCTTTGCCCGGGAGGGGGCTCAGGTGGTGATTTTTGACATTGATCCTACGGGTTTAGAGGAGGCCGCTTGTAACCCTGCAGGTTTTGTGGGGGCTCTTAAAGTGGACGTAAGTCGACCGGAAGAGGTGGAACAAGGCTTTCGGGAGGCAATACAACTAACGGGACAACTGGATATACTTGTCGCGAATGCGGGAATCAGCGTTCGGTCCCCTTTTGCGGATATTTCCTGGGAGCAATGGCGACGAGTTATGGGCATAAACCTGGACGGTGTTTTTCTCTGTGCTCAGGAAGCAGCGAAACATATGCTTCCCCAGAGAGAGGGAGTCATCCTCATAACCGCCTCAACCAACGGTACTGAGGGGCACCCTTTCTACACGGATTATAACGCTTCCAAAGCGGGAGTGATTCTGCTCTGCAAAACTATGGCTTTGGAGCTTGCCCCGAGTATCCGGGTGAACGCTGTCTGTCCGGGATATGTGCTCACCCCCATGCAGAAAGCAGAATACACTCCAGAAATGCTGGAGGCCACAAATCAAAAAATCCCCATGAAACGCCATGCTGAACCGGAAGAGATCGCGGGGCTTTTTGCCTTTCTTGCCTCTTCGGAGGGACGGTACATCACGGGGGCTGCAATTCCCATCGATGGAGGAGAGACAGCTGGATTGCCCTGA
- the grpE gene encoding nucleotide exchange factor GrpE produces the protein MTLMDDTKEIPEERYDGVTEEQESVAEVDNDDENDLDSRIQFLEEERDTFRELAARAQADLINFRTRTEREVRRIRELAAERSALEMFPVLDNLDRVLQVKEDADVTTVVQGIRMVRKQFVEALAALGVQPIQAVGEAFSPEYHEAIGLVEVCERERDGIVVEEFQTGYILADKVVRPAKVRVGRCTE, from the coding sequence ATGACCCTCATGGACGATACCAAAGAGATACCTGAGGAAAGATATGATGGTGTAACGGAAGAGCAGGAGTCCGTAGCTGAGGTTGATAACGACGACGAAAACGATCTTGATTCGAGGATACAGTTTCTTGAGGAGGAGCGGGATACGTTTCGGGAATTGGCAGCGAGAGCTCAGGCCGATCTGATCAATTTTCGTACCCGTACCGAACGGGAGGTCCGTCGAATCAGGGAGTTAGCTGCAGAGAGAAGCGCTCTTGAGATGTTTCCTGTCTTGGACAACCTGGATCGGGTCTTGCAGGTCAAGGAAGATGCCGATGTGACGACGGTGGTTCAGGGTATCCGCATGGTTCGGAAGCAGTTTGTGGAGGCGTTGGCCGCTTTGGGAGTTCAGCCCATACAGGCGGTAGGCGAGGCTTTTTCGCCTGAATATCACGAGGCTATAGGTCTTGTGGAGGTCTGCGAGCGGGAGCGGGATGGGATAGTCGTGGAGGAATTCCAGACAGGGTATATCCTGGCAGACAAGGTCGTTCGTCCGGCCAAGGTTCGAGTCGGGCGTTGTACGGAGTAA
- a CDS encoding NAD-dependent malic enzyme → MPVDRTEALELHRRAQGKIKLSPTISIRNKQDLAMAYIQGGAIAAKEIQANREAVYELTGKRDRLAIISNGTSLLGQEHYGPEAALPMIEGKCLLYKRFGDVNALPLCVNTTEIDQLTDFCRLLAPTVGAINLEDIKSPTDFLLVRKLRKELDIPIFADDMHCSSAVILGSLFNALKVVGKELDSVKIVIVGAGTSAIATAELMLHAGAQNIVMLNRQGIIHPEMESLNGVQRFILDRLNPEGLRGGLETAIRGADILIGLTGQPKAFGKEHVALMAPQSVVFPLTRPVPEMTQNEAKEAGAAVVGCGIMDGINCMPNLAIFPGFTRGILDVRATGLTFGVQLKVAREYADNVDTSRLGPDHITPFIFSDQLVPRIAEAVAQACVEEGLARIVPQPQEVYEKTWNRLFGGHIAKF, encoded by the coding sequence ATGCCTGTAGACCGAACCGAAGCACTGGAGCTCCATCGGCGAGCCCAGGGAAAGATCAAGCTCTCTCCCACTATTTCTATCAGAAACAAACAGGACCTGGCCATGGCCTACATACAGGGCGGAGCCATAGCGGCCAAGGAGATACAGGCCAATCGAGAGGCTGTCTACGAGCTAACCGGAAAACGAGACAGGCTGGCCATCATCTCCAATGGGACCTCACTCCTGGGTCAGGAACACTACGGCCCCGAGGCAGCCCTGCCAATGATAGAGGGGAAATGCCTGCTCTACAAGCGATTTGGTGACGTCAACGCTCTCCCTCTGTGTGTCAACACCACCGAGATTGACCAACTCACGGATTTCTGCAGACTCTTGGCTCCCACCGTGGGAGCAATCAATCTGGAGGACATAAAGAGTCCGACGGATTTTTTATTGGTCCGGAAACTCCGAAAAGAGCTCGACATCCCCATCTTCGCCGACGACATGCACTGTTCGTCGGCGGTCATCCTAGGCTCCCTGTTTAACGCCCTCAAGGTCGTCGGGAAGGAGCTAGACTCTGTTAAAATAGTCATCGTCGGTGCTGGGACCTCTGCCATCGCTACGGCGGAACTCATGCTCCACGCCGGTGCTCAAAATATCGTCATGCTGAACAGGCAGGGAATCATCCACCCTGAGATGGAGAGCCTCAACGGCGTACAGCGGTTTATTCTGGACCGCCTCAACCCGGAAGGGCTTCGAGGCGGACTTGAAACGGCGATCAGAGGAGCCGATATCCTGATCGGACTCACAGGCCAGCCCAAGGCTTTTGGAAAAGAGCATGTGGCCCTGATGGCACCCCAGAGCGTGGTTTTTCCCCTCACCCGCCCCGTCCCCGAAATGACACAGAATGAGGCAAAAGAGGCGGGAGCTGCGGTCGTGGGATGCGGTATCATGGATGGAATCAACTGTATGCCCAACCTGGCTATTTTTCCCGGGTTCACCCGGGGTATCCTGGACGTTCGGGCAACGGGGCTCACATTCGGTGTGCAGCTCAAGGTCGCCAGGGAATACGCTGACAACGTGGATACCAGTCGATTAGGACCAGACCACATCACACCGTTTATTTTTTCCGACCAACTTGTCCCCCGAATCGCCGAAGCCGTAGCCCAGGCCTGCGTGGAAGAGGGACTCGCTCGGATCGTGCCCCAACCTCAAGAGGTCTACGAAAAGACTTGGAACCGCCTCTTCGGGGGCCACATCGCAAAATTTTAG
- a CDS encoding SsrA-binding protein, giving the protein MAVERVSHNRKARHDYFIVDTYECGIVLTGTEIKSIRAGRVNLKDGYAKLDNRELWLFNIHISPYEHASWRQHEPTRKRKLLMRKGELRRIASKVKERGFTLIPLSLYIKDGRWAKVELGLAKGKALHDKRNALAEKDAKRTMERELRNRQKD; this is encoded by the coding sequence ATGGCCGTGGAGAGGGTCTCACATAATCGCAAAGCCCGCCACGACTATTTTATCGTAGATACCTACGAGTGTGGTATCGTCCTTACCGGTACCGAGATAAAATCGATCCGAGCCGGACGAGTGAACCTGAAGGATGGATATGCCAAGCTCGATAACAGAGAGCTCTGGCTTTTCAACATCCATATATCTCCTTATGAACACGCCAGTTGGCGTCAGCACGAACCTACCCGAAAACGCAAGCTCCTCATGCGTAAGGGAGAGCTCCGCCGGATTGCCTCCAAGGTGAAAGAACGGGGTTTTACCTTGATCCCCCTGTCGCTTTACATCAAGGATGGTCGGTGGGCCAAGGTCGAGCTTGGTCTCGCCAAGGGCAAGGCTCTTCATGACAAGAGGAACGCTCTGGCGGAGAAGGATGCCAAGAGAACCATGGAGAGAGAACTCCGAAATCGCCAAAAAGATTGA